A region from the Lolium perenne isolate Kyuss_39 chromosome 4, Kyuss_2.0, whole genome shotgun sequence genome encodes:
- the LOC127296412 gene encoding enolase translates to MAATIQSVKARQIFDSRGNPTVEVDVCCSDGTFARAAVPSGASTGVYEALELRDGGSDYLGKGVLKAVDNVNSIIGPALIGKDPMEQTLLDNFMVHELDGTKNEWGWCKQKLGANAILAVSLAVCKAGASVKKIPLYQHIANLAGNKHLVLPVPAFNVINGGSHAGNKLAMQEFMILPTGASSFKEAMKMGVEVYHNLKSVIKKKYGQDATNVGDEGGFAPNIQENKEGLELLKVAIEKAGYTGKVVIGMDVAASEFYSEKDQTYDLNFKEDNNDGSQKISGDSLKNVYKSFVDEYPIVSIEDPFDQDDWVHYAKMTGEIGVPVQIVGDDLLVTNPTRVAKAIEEKSCNALLLKVNQIGSVTESIEAVRMSKRAGWGVMTSHRSGETEDTFIADLAVGLSTGQIKTGAPCRSERLAKYNQLLRIEEELGAAAVYAGLKFRAPVEPY, encoded by the exons ATGGCTGCGACCATCCAGAGCGTCAAGGCTCGCCAGATCTTCGACAGCCGCGGCAACCCCACCGTCGAG GTTGACGTGTGCTGCTCTGATGGAACATTTGCGAGGGCTGCTGTGCCCAGTGGTGCATCAACTG GTGTGTATGAAGCTTTGGAATTGAGGGATGGAGGCTCTGATTACTTGGGAAAGGGTGTTCTAAAG GCTGTGGACAATGTGAACTCCATTATTGGACCAGCATTGATTGGCAAG GATCCCATGGAACAGACCCTGCTTGACAACTTCATGGTTCATGAACTTGATGGAACCAAGAATGAGTGGGGCTGGTGCAAGCAAAAG CTTGGTGCTAATGCTATCCTGGCTGTGTCACTTGCTGTATGCAAAGCAGGAGCTTCTGTCAAGAAGATTCCACTGTACCAG CACATCGCCAACCTTGCTGGTAACAAGCATCTGGTTCTGCCTGTGCCTGCATTCAATGTCATCAACGGTGGATCGCATGCTGGAAACAAGCTTGCTATGCAG GAATTCATGATCCTTCCTACTGGTGCTTCATCCTTCAAGGAGGCCATGAAGATGGGTGTCGAAGTGTATCACAACTTGAAG TCTGTTATCAAGAAGAAGTATGGTCAGGATGCTACCAATGTTGGTGATGAGGGTGGTTTTGCTCCTAACATTCAG GAGAACAAGGAGGGTCTTGAGCTCTTGAAGGTGGCTATTGAAAAGGCTGGATATACTGGCAAG GTTGTCATTGGAATGGATGTTGCTGCTTCAGAGTTCTACAGTGAAAAGGACCAAACCTATGATCTGAACTTCAAGGAAGAT AACAATGATGGCTCCCAGAAGATATCTGGAGATAGCCTGAAGAATGTGTACAAGTCATTTGTTGATGAATACCCAATTGTCTCGATTGAGGACCCATTTGATCAGGATGACTGGGTTCACTATGCTAAGATGACTGGGGAAATCGGAGTGCCAGTGCAGATTGTCGGAGATGACCTCCTTGTCACAAACCCAACT AGGGTTGCAAAGGCAATTGAAGAGAAGTCATGCAATGCTCTTCTCCTCAAG GTTAACCAAATTGGATCTGTAACTGAGAGCATTGAGGCTGTGAGAATGTCAAAACGTGCTGGCTGGGGTGTGATGACCAGTCACCGGAG TGGTGAAACTGAGGATACATTCATTGCTGATTTGGCTGTTGGTTTATCTACG GGCCAGATCAAGACCGGAGCACCTTGCAGATCAGAACGTCTTGCGAAGTACAACCAG CTTCTTAGGATCGAGGAAGAGCTTGGAGCCGCCGCCGTGTACGCTGGACTCAAGTTCCGCGCACCAGTGGAGCCCTACTAG